The following proteins are encoded in a genomic region of Borreliella mayonii:
- a CDS encoding DUF261 domain-containing protein — protein sequence MLINKIKQDNKTLRPEIQRWGCYFLCLHYYTSLFKKREFNAYEINAAYYRFIGLGYIKSNCFIINPCMILNYYGIRSSVRYESLNYLGAANEFEISEVKIDKVNGYHFIATKNKEILYDSLDLKTRGKIFKVNSKRIFKLK from the coding sequence ATGCTTATTAATAAAATAAAACAAGATAATAAAACTTTACGCCCAGAGATACAAAGGTGGGGTTGTTACTTTTTGTGTCTACATTATTATACAAGTCTATTTAAGAAACGTGAATTTAATGCTTATGAGATAAATGCAGCGTATTATAGATTTATAGGACTTGGCTACATTAAGAGCAATTGTTTTATTATAAATCCGTGTATGATACTCAATTACTATGGAATTAGAAGTAGCGTGAGATATGAATCTTTAAATTATTTGGGTGCAGCTAATGAATTTGAAATAAGTGAAGTTAAAATCGACAAGGTTAATGGATATCATTTTATAGCAACAAAAAATAAAGAAATATTATATGATTCACTTGACTTAAAAACTCGTGGGAAAATATTTAAAGTAAATTCAAAACGTATAT